The following are encoded together in the Streptomyces flavofungini genome:
- a CDS encoding phage distal tail protein gives MAQITVNFAGVPMGPGTPYLISEISGLGTPELRTQDVELAADDGAFPGADYYQPRVVMIEAGIRTPGDPAAATDALAELHRAASTPSIRRDAGDLAVLRVRWPGRNGTRRLYGRVRRVETATMSKVNFGWIPITCEFVATDPRWHGEPEKTLSLPLTISTSCVGFKAPLVAPITTGVVEPERRNGWAINDGDLPAWPSMTIQGPVSNPRIDCQATGRTIALDYSIKTGETLRIETRPGTRWVLHDGANASFALTRNSRLDRFTLPDGWSHISWTGSDYTNSTRLTVAWRDAYTAL, from the coding sequence ATGGCCCAGATCACCGTCAACTTCGCCGGTGTGCCCATGGGGCCTGGAACTCCCTACCTGATCTCGGAGATTAGCGGTCTGGGCACACCGGAGCTGCGAACACAGGACGTCGAGCTGGCAGCCGACGACGGCGCGTTTCCCGGCGCCGACTACTACCAGCCGCGGGTGGTGATGATCGAAGCAGGCATCAGAACGCCCGGGGACCCGGCAGCGGCTACCGACGCTCTGGCCGAACTGCACCGTGCCGCGTCCACTCCGTCGATCCGCCGGGACGCGGGGGACCTGGCCGTGCTGCGCGTGCGCTGGCCAGGACGGAACGGAACCCGTCGACTCTACGGCCGGGTGCGCAGGGTCGAGACCGCCACCATGAGCAAGGTCAACTTCGGCTGGATCCCGATCACCTGCGAATTCGTCGCCACTGACCCGCGCTGGCACGGGGAGCCGGAGAAGACCCTCTCCTTGCCGCTGACGATCTCCACCAGTTGTGTCGGCTTCAAAGCCCCGCTCGTGGCGCCCATCACGACCGGAGTGGTGGAACCGGAGCGTCGCAACGGGTGGGCCATCAATGACGGAGACCTTCCGGCATGGCCCTCAATGACCATCCAGGGACCCGTCAGTAACCCCCGCATCGACTGCCAGGCCACCGGCCGCACCATCGCCCTGGACTACTCGATCAAGACGGGGGAGACCCTGCGCATCGAAACCCGCCCCGGAACGCGGTGGGTTCTCCACGACGGCGCGAACGCCAGCTTCGCTCTCACGCGCAACTCACGACTGGACCGCTTCACGCTCCCCGACGGCTGGTCCCACATTTCGTGGACCGGCAGCGACTACACCAACTCCACCCGCCTGACCGTCGCCTGGCGCGACGCCTACACCGCCCTCTAG
- a CDS encoding helix-turn-helix domain-containing protein, with protein MSLTDRQQQIVRGAREWIAEHGEEPSLRELAEAAGLASASSAHYQVQRLRKLGVVIETRGRPSRRCPHCGK; from the coding sequence ATGAGCCTCACCGATCGCCAGCAGCAGATCGTGCGCGGTGCGCGGGAGTGGATCGCCGAACACGGGGAGGAACCCTCGCTGCGCGAACTCGCCGAAGCGGCTGGACTCGCTTCCGCCTCGTCGGCCCACTACCAAGTGCAGCGCCTCCGCAAGCTGGGGGTCGTGATCGAGACAAGAGGTCGGCCAAGTAGGCGCTGCCCTCACTGCGGAAAATGA
- a CDS encoding peptidoglycan-binding protein, which produces MPELWLPSAERHPLGDTAPTDAQYDPRVIWHITWDKNGSPTKPLDRVPFDNLVRYFTGAGKSAAPHLLWDPFTGRTAQFYPANSRSKSVVDTAGGTRTNRTGRVVLQVETLFFPYCRVGGMTYRTVRETPGKGLDEILKWARSWGVPDVWPMGTPTWSAKRSESVWRRQGGHYAHAHVPENSHTDPGPMPKWPTKGPKPKPGRPAFPGRDSFGPGKSNASVLLLGKQLVRRGFGKHYRVGPSREWGEADRRNVRDFQLAQGWSGADADGLPGPETWRLLFA; this is translated from the coding sequence ATGCCGGAGCTCTGGCTCCCCAGCGCCGAGCGGCATCCGCTCGGCGACACCGCACCGACCGACGCCCAGTACGACCCCCGGGTGATCTGGCACATCACCTGGGACAAGAACGGTTCGCCCACGAAACCGCTGGACCGTGTGCCGTTCGACAACCTCGTCCGGTACTTCACCGGCGCAGGCAAGAGCGCCGCCCCGCACCTGCTGTGGGACCCCTTCACCGGCCGCACCGCCCAGTTCTACCCCGCCAACAGCCGCTCGAAGTCCGTCGTGGACACCGCCGGCGGCACCCGCACCAACCGCACAGGCCGCGTCGTCCTCCAGGTGGAGACCCTGTTCTTCCCCTACTGCCGAGTGGGAGGCATGACCTACCGCACCGTCAGAGAAACCCCCGGCAAGGGCCTCGACGAGATTCTGAAGTGGGCCCGGAGTTGGGGAGTGCCCGACGTGTGGCCGATGGGCACGCCCACCTGGAGCGCGAAGCGGAGCGAGAGTGTCTGGCGGCGCCAGGGCGGTCACTACGCCCACGCTCACGTGCCCGAGAACAGCCACACCGACCCTGGTCCGATGCCGAAGTGGCCCACCAAGGGACCTAAGCCCAAGCCGGGGAGGCCTGCGTTCCCTGGCCGGGACTCCTTCGGACCCGGCAAGTCGAACGCCTCGGTGCTCCTCCTGGGGAAGCAACTCGTCCGCCGGGGCTTCGGCAAGCACTACCGCGTCGGCCCCTCCCGTGAGTGGGGCGAGGCGGACCGGCGCAACGTCAGGGACTTTCAGCTTGCTCAGGGGTGGAGCGGGGCGGATGCCGACGGGCTCCCGGGGCCCGAGACCTGGCGCCTGCTTTTTGCCTGA
- a CDS encoding DUF6093 family protein, with amino-acid sequence MSENAVGLTLKAVSAIVEKKILTDTVKIFRAGEPVFNPDTGQYEPGPPVTVYEGPGAIFPAGGPSMVLHLAGQPYVNDTPSRYRLLTPLSAPVASREDKVTVLASRDAPAAGRTWRVLDIGETSTLPVVRTTWVDQNTQATTGGPK; translated from the coding sequence GTGAGTGAGAATGCCGTGGGGCTGACGCTGAAGGCCGTCAGCGCGATCGTCGAGAAGAAGATCCTCACCGACACGGTCAAGATCTTTCGAGCCGGGGAACCGGTATTCAACCCGGACACCGGCCAATACGAGCCTGGCCCACCAGTCACCGTCTACGAGGGCCCTGGCGCGATCTTTCCGGCGGGCGGGCCGTCCATGGTGCTCCACCTGGCCGGGCAGCCGTACGTGAACGACACCCCGTCTCGCTACCGGCTCCTCACGCCGCTGTCGGCCCCGGTGGCCTCCAGGGAGGACAAGGTCACTGTCCTTGCGTCCAGAGATGCGCCCGCGGCCGGGCGGACCTGGCGGGTGCTCGACATCGGAGAGACCTCCACCCTGCCCGTCGTCCGCACGACATGGGTGGACCAGAACACCCAGGCGACCACCGGAGGCCCGAAGTGA
- a CDS encoding lanthionine synthetase C family protein — protein MSDLVHDLGKGLAGTALHEGVLARDSGKWDAAHQIAKKMAGQPATVNEADASLYRGAPAVAYALHAAGHPAYQTALDTLDERIAPLIDARVTGALHRMDTGTPPRMQEYDLISGLTGLGAYLLHRGTRPDLLHGVLGYLVRLIEQPVTVHGIRMPGWWTTDSPTGRPAEDWPGGHGNFGMAHGVSGPIALLALCARAGYHVPGHHQALQQACQLLTDWARPAPGSACWPETLTLEAWLAGPPARAYSGRASWCYGAPGIARSLQLAALASDEAPAQRRAEDALASCAADPEQLARLTDATVCHGWAGLSLALDRAAADAGPDSTLHRCRRTAHEALAAHADQDTPPRTAGLLTGADGILLSLHTLTPSRRVGPGRWDTCLLLG, from the coding sequence GTGAGTGACCTCGTCCACGACCTGGGGAAGGGCCTAGCGGGAACCGCCCTGCATGAGGGCGTCCTTGCCCGCGACAGCGGCAAGTGGGACGCGGCCCACCAGATCGCGAAGAAGATGGCGGGCCAGCCCGCCACCGTGAACGAGGCGGACGCCAGCCTGTACCGGGGCGCCCCCGCCGTCGCCTACGCCCTTCACGCTGCGGGCCACCCCGCCTACCAGACGGCGCTCGATACCCTGGACGAGCGGATCGCACCGCTCATCGACGCACGCGTGACGGGCGCGCTGCACCGCATGGACACCGGCACACCGCCGCGCATGCAGGAGTACGACCTGATCAGCGGCCTCACCGGGCTGGGCGCCTACCTGCTGCATCGAGGCACTCGGCCCGACCTGCTCCACGGCGTGCTGGGCTACCTGGTCCGGCTCATCGAGCAGCCCGTCACTGTCCACGGAATCCGGATGCCCGGTTGGTGGACGACGGACAGCCCCACCGGCCGACCCGCCGAGGACTGGCCTGGTGGGCATGGCAACTTCGGCATGGCCCACGGCGTTTCCGGGCCCATCGCCCTGCTCGCCCTGTGCGCCCGCGCCGGATATCACGTACCCGGACACCACCAGGCTCTGCAACAGGCCTGCCAGCTCCTGACCGACTGGGCCCGGCCCGCCCCCGGCAGTGCCTGCTGGCCCGAAACCCTCACCCTGGAGGCGTGGCTGGCCGGTCCGCCCGCACGTGCGTACTCGGGCCGGGCCTCATGGTGCTACGGCGCACCGGGCATCGCCCGCAGCCTCCAACTCGCCGCGCTCGCCAGCGACGAGGCCCCGGCCCAGCGCCGCGCCGAAGACGCCCTCGCTTCCTGCGCCGCCGACCCCGAACAGCTGGCCCGCCTCACCGATGCCACCGTCTGCCACGGCTGGGCCGGGCTCAGCCTGGCCCTCGACCGCGCCGCCGCCGACGCCGGACCCGACAGCACGCTTCACCGCTGCCGACGCACGGCACACGAAGCCCTGGCCGCCCACGCGGATCAAGACACGCCGCCGCGGACTGCCGGACTCCTGACCGGAGCCGACGGCATCCTGCTCAGCCTGCACACCCTCACCCCATCCCGCCGCGTTGGACCAGGCAGGTGGGACACCTGCCTCCTCCTCGGCTGA
- a CDS encoding DUF6093 family protein, with protein MSTVIDPEEIRKQLEAKLLLDTVRITRPIGTPKLDPATGLLGEIPAEVLYEGPGALLSGHGQVTAEGIVGKQWLDDTVSWYRLLTPLSAPVPARYDRVEVTVAHSGSAATGGRVWQVLDPAEASTVELVRVTRLDEITPPS; from the coding sequence GTGAGCACAGTGATCGACCCGGAGGAGATCCGGAAACAGCTGGAGGCCAAGCTCCTCCTGGACACGGTGCGCATCACCCGGCCGATCGGCACCCCGAAGCTTGACCCGGCCACCGGGCTCCTGGGTGAGATTCCTGCGGAAGTGCTCTACGAAGGGCCTGGCGCCCTGCTGTCGGGCCACGGCCAAGTCACCGCCGAGGGCATCGTGGGCAAGCAGTGGCTCGACGACACCGTCTCCTGGTACCGACTCCTGACGCCCCTCAGCGCACCGGTTCCAGCCCGGTACGACCGGGTGGAAGTGACCGTCGCCCACTCGGGCAGCGCCGCCACTGGCGGCCGCGTCTGGCAGGTCCTCGACCCGGCGGAGGCGTCGACCGTGGAGCTGGTGCGAGTGACGCGCCTGGACGAGATCACACCGCCCTCGTGA
- a CDS encoding DUF2975 domain-containing protein has product MTTPRNPLEPMSTTVRIVVTVVATLIVATLLAAPFVNITVLGIGGESVCATDQATKISTGQKPFTDDVQPAPGASVTLSAHPRYCTKDPSALQGLLSSAHQLAPLVYFFGALLLITRLIRGAERDGLYTAQTAGRLRTLGWWLLAGSVLAAIVGSVTETALAASLSRDSGVLAASGLWMWDLPLTAIFTGLGIFSFARIMRIGVSMREDLAGTV; this is encoded by the coding sequence ATGACAACGCCGCGCAATCCACTGGAGCCGATGTCAACGACAGTGAGGATCGTTGTGACCGTGGTTGCCACCCTGATCGTCGCAACTCTGCTGGCTGCACCCTTCGTCAACATCACCGTGCTCGGCATCGGCGGCGAATCCGTTTGCGCCACTGATCAAGCCACTAAAATCAGCACCGGCCAGAAGCCCTTCACTGATGATGTCCAGCCAGCCCCCGGAGCATCAGTGACCCTCTCCGCCCACCCCCGCTACTGCACGAAAGACCCCAGCGCACTCCAGGGCCTGCTCAGCTCGGCACATCAACTGGCCCCCCTCGTCTACTTCTTTGGCGCCCTCCTGCTGATCACGCGGTTGATCAGAGGGGCAGAGCGAGACGGTCTCTACACCGCGCAGACTGCGGGACGGCTGCGCACACTCGGATGGTGGCTACTGGCCGGAAGCGTGCTTGCCGCGATTGTCGGCTCCGTGACCGAGACGGCCCTTGCCGCTTCGCTGAGCCGCGACAGCGGCGTACTCGCCGCTTCCGGACTATGGATGTGGGACCTCCCGCTCACGGCAATCTTCACCGGGCTCGGCATCTTTTCGTTCGCCCGAATCATGCGCATCGGGGTGAGCATGCGTGAAGACCTTGCCGGAACAGTCTGA
- a CDS encoding helix-turn-helix domain-containing protein, translated as MGQDKKEHGIEVHLDRLLEERGMTLTELANHVGVTHANLSILKNGHARAVRFSTLTRLCEVLDCQPGDLLSHQR; from the coding sequence ATGGGGCAGGACAAGAAGGAGCACGGGATAGAGGTCCATCTGGACAGGCTGCTCGAAGAGAGAGGCATGACTCTCACTGAGCTTGCGAACCATGTAGGTGTCACGCACGCGAACCTCTCGATCCTCAAGAACGGCCACGCGCGGGCTGTCCGATTCAGCACCCTGACCCGCCTCTGCGAGGTGCTGGACTGCCAGCCCGGCGATCTGCTCAGCCATCAACGTTGA
- the fxlM gene encoding methyltransferase, FxLD system — protein MDDTPSIDDLRNQLVDQITAQQPLPTSVEHALRTVRRDLHLPGLDPSAAYSNRAVTIKDNPDGPLALSCASVPSTVAMMLAQLYAQPGENILEIGAGTGYNAALLSEIVGPTGTVTTIDIDPDVALHARRALNHTGHDHVRVIHGDGLAGAPEHGPYDRIIGTVGFWDIPSTLHDQLAEGGRLVLPLRWRGQTRSVALTRHGDTLISTGMQLCGFVPIIGQYGERTTELAGGTVRLHHDQDQPIEPYLLDKALANPATDLWTTVRVGRTESFDGIWLRATAFEDTVCRIQTTKQALTNGIRRPAIPGLSPALVSGDSLAYLVAERDDQDAERPSRLGAASYGPNGPELAHRLTAHVTAWGADRIAIPHLSVHPIAASDSDLPAGHVIIKQDSRIVLTYS, from the coding sequence GTGGACGACACGCCCTCCATCGACGACCTCCGGAACCAACTCGTCGACCAGATCACCGCCCAGCAGCCGCTGCCGACCTCCGTTGAGCACGCGCTGAGGACCGTACGCCGCGACCTGCACCTGCCCGGCCTCGACCCCAGCGCGGCCTACAGCAACCGCGCAGTCACGATCAAGGACAACCCCGACGGGCCCCTCGCGCTCTCCTGCGCCTCTGTCCCCTCCACCGTCGCGATGATGCTCGCCCAGCTGTACGCCCAGCCGGGGGAGAACATCCTGGAGATCGGCGCGGGCACCGGCTACAACGCGGCCTTGCTGTCCGAGATCGTCGGCCCCACCGGCACGGTCACCACCATCGACATCGACCCGGATGTCGCACTGCATGCCCGACGAGCCCTCAACCACACAGGCCACGACCACGTCCGCGTCATCCACGGCGACGGCCTGGCAGGAGCGCCCGAGCACGGCCCCTACGACCGGATCATCGGCACCGTCGGCTTCTGGGACATCCCCAGCACCCTGCACGACCAGCTCGCCGAAGGCGGTCGACTCGTCCTGCCGCTGCGCTGGCGCGGACAGACCCGGTCCGTCGCCCTCACCCGTCACGGCGACACCCTCATCTCCACCGGCATGCAACTGTGCGGATTCGTGCCCATCATCGGCCAGTACGGCGAACGCACTACCGAACTGGCAGGCGGCACCGTCCGACTCCACCACGACCAGGACCAGCCCATCGAGCCTTACCTGCTCGACAAGGCACTCGCTAACCCGGCCACCGACCTGTGGACCACGGTGCGCGTCGGCCGGACCGAGTCCTTCGACGGAATCTGGCTGCGCGCCACAGCCTTCGAGGACACTGTCTGCCGCATCCAGACCACGAAACAAGCCCTGACCAACGGCATCCGCCGCCCCGCGATCCCCGGCCTCAGCCCGGCGCTCGTCTCAGGAGACTCCCTCGCCTACCTCGTCGCCGAACGTGATGACCAGGACGCCGAGCGCCCGTCCCGCCTCGGCGCCGCCAGCTACGGCCCCAACGGCCCCGAACTTGCCCACCGGCTCACAGCCCATGTCACCGCATGGGGAGCCGACCGCATCGCGATTCCGCACCTCAGCGTGCACCCCATCGCCGCATCGGATTCCGACCTTCCGGCAGGCCACGTCATCATCAAGCAGGACAGCCGAATCGTCCTCACCTACAGCTAG
- a CDS encoding phage tail tape measure protein: protein MAGAYTLYVHIHAGVAGLVGGLRTAAGHVTAFGGQIRRLDGDLNQLATRSDQTRRAMVTGFTVAGAALGGAFLIGVHNAIELEKRMANVMTISKEINNTNIEGFTDQIIELSTQLPQTADQLAEGLYQVVSTGFDGSDAMTILKVAARGAAAGLTTTETSARALLGVLKAYGMDASQASDVMDVMFQTVNYGVVTFDELAQQLGDVIPMASAAGVEFDDISSALAAVTLTGIPAAEAVTALNMLMTRMMKPTRELQDMIKGFGYESAAAALEQDGLYVVMQKVRNATGGSADQLVPLLKDIRAVRAALALSAADGQNYADTYKGISVEVERAGATQRAYAIQMDTTAGQWSLFRNQAAALGIDMARVLLPALQAVGEYANVLAGAINDLPGPVKSLMGVLIGLSAAALLAKAAFLRFSVQLATFRTQLAAARAGGSMMPAVLSGTGIAVAGLTALLAIGVGAYAAYSASKQKAKAATEELVTALRKEREEGEQGAGLRTLTEQLTNSDDVDQLKEADVDVNRAIDAITSGGKKLQRLRDELDLKKTESWETIPGGGWTYDVDFDRAKKVLNKQHKIWSDAVKKENELAANMAVVNNKIKANRREAAGAWDITQGLPTDKNGAPQFTDQMEAMAKTLESIVDPAKAWKAAQDNVAAANRKAGRSADASKASLADYVRELRKQLKAQQDFQHNLGLLASEGRLDLADHFSKLGPDSAPILGELVKQLQKGKGRVADELEKIILESAARSTPAFRAGLEQLPAISARYGKKVAKAWADAAATNDPGKLSRVMRDMAVADMSKAARRLPKAASAQLEKGMKLLSDVSARFGKEASTSLAQSFLKGDIEEIRSQLGYLYGAGLPISAPDLSAVVGAFKSAGSTSHAEWSGMLTLIVAVAQKKGSAAAAALTSALLSGDMAAVQTQLDGIGASVERIPGSKTITISVNRPSSVIIPIIGRATPTSWDRDANFVPDSIQARKHANGGVIDYYADGGVRRRENHVAQIARAGTWRVWAEESTGGEAYIPLAHSKRPRSRAIAEETVRRLGGKGVQWYAEGGLSGWSYSPNGRAELSDVSSIHSDSMRKVKRGKGKKRKEVEIFDLRLFEKNLDRAARQAGRWRRDLATVARRAGQDVADALEAMGEDGVQLTRKMAKGSSKYIREMAKDLEKLGVIAKASIGDFTSQLRSAVKDQTAFEKNLSKLSAMGFGDLAGMLADQADEDAAEIAAQAVKSKSKARKANKAAKSAGKVIPDDDLPDLVAIIRAIKNSKTGIHSVAEATELDEDRIIEVATLGRSRIKNALGSKAKRFLSDLGKAKKGLAYLNGGILTPGIYATSNGLVRFAEPQTQGEAFIPLGGAQRNSAIAVLRDVATRFGYELTRSGVTGPMRLIDARPRGVTQVVVVREQPSALIGSMPVTVHGNAAPAAADRVGVEVMRRLRSAQRGGRI, encoded by the coding sequence GTGGCTGGGGCCTACACCCTCTACGTTCATATCCACGCCGGAGTCGCAGGCCTTGTCGGTGGCCTGCGAACCGCCGCCGGCCACGTCACCGCGTTCGGCGGACAGATACGCCGCCTCGACGGCGACCTCAACCAGCTCGCCACGCGCTCGGACCAGACCCGCCGCGCCATGGTCACCGGCTTCACCGTGGCGGGCGCCGCCCTCGGCGGGGCCTTCCTCATCGGAGTGCACAACGCCATTGAGCTCGAAAAGCGGATGGCGAACGTCATGACGATCTCCAAGGAGATCAACAACACCAACATTGAGGGATTCACCGACCAGATCATCGAGCTGAGCACCCAGCTCCCGCAGACCGCCGACCAGCTCGCCGAGGGCCTGTACCAGGTCGTCTCGACGGGATTCGATGGCTCGGACGCGATGACGATCCTGAAGGTCGCCGCTCGCGGAGCCGCCGCCGGTCTGACCACGACTGAGACGTCCGCGCGCGCTCTCTTGGGCGTGCTCAAGGCGTACGGCATGGACGCCTCGCAGGCCAGCGACGTCATGGACGTCATGTTCCAGACCGTCAACTACGGCGTGGTGACGTTCGACGAACTGGCCCAACAGCTCGGCGACGTCATACCCATGGCCTCTGCCGCCGGAGTCGAGTTCGACGACATCAGCTCCGCCCTCGCCGCCGTCACCCTGACCGGCATTCCCGCGGCGGAAGCGGTGACGGCGCTCAACATGCTGATGACGCGGATGATGAAGCCCACCCGCGAACTCCAGGACATGATCAAGGGCTTCGGGTACGAGTCCGCAGCAGCCGCCCTGGAACAGGACGGCCTGTACGTAGTCATGCAGAAGGTCCGTAACGCCACAGGCGGCAGCGCCGACCAGCTCGTCCCCCTGCTGAAGGACATCCGCGCGGTGCGGGCGGCCCTGGCGCTGTCGGCCGCTGACGGGCAGAACTACGCCGACACCTACAAGGGCATCAGCGTCGAGGTTGAGCGGGCGGGCGCGACACAGCGGGCGTACGCCATCCAGATGGACACCACCGCAGGCCAGTGGAGTCTCTTCCGCAACCAGGCCGCCGCCCTCGGCATCGACATGGCCCGCGTTCTCCTCCCCGCCCTCCAGGCCGTCGGCGAGTACGCGAACGTCCTGGCGGGCGCGATCAACGACCTGCCCGGCCCCGTGAAATCCCTCATGGGCGTCCTGATCGGCCTGTCGGCTGCCGCGCTGCTCGCGAAGGCCGCGTTCCTCCGGTTCTCCGTCCAGTTGGCGACGTTCCGCACCCAGCTCGCGGCAGCACGTGCCGGAGGGTCGATGATGCCCGCTGTGCTCAGCGGCACGGGCATCGCCGTCGCAGGCCTCACCGCCCTGCTGGCGATTGGTGTCGGCGCGTACGCCGCGTACTCGGCCAGCAAGCAGAAGGCGAAGGCCGCCACCGAGGAGCTGGTCACCGCTCTGCGCAAGGAACGCGAGGAGGGCGAGCAGGGCGCGGGTCTGCGCACCCTCACGGAGCAGTTGACCAACAGCGATGACGTTGACCAGCTCAAGGAGGCCGACGTCGACGTCAACCGTGCCATCGACGCCATCACCTCGGGCGGCAAGAAGCTTCAGCGCCTCAGGGACGAGCTGGACCTGAAGAAGACCGAGTCGTGGGAGACCATTCCGGGCGGCGGCTGGACTTACGACGTCGACTTCGACCGGGCCAAGAAGGTGTTGAACAAGCAGCACAAGATCTGGTCGGACGCGGTCAAGAAGGAGAACGAGCTCGCGGCCAACATGGCCGTCGTCAACAACAAGATCAAGGCCAACCGTCGGGAGGCGGCTGGCGCCTGGGACATCACCCAAGGGCTGCCGACGGACAAGAACGGTGCTCCGCAGTTCACCGACCAGATGGAGGCGATGGCCAAGACCCTCGAATCCATCGTTGACCCTGCGAAGGCGTGGAAGGCCGCCCAGGACAACGTCGCCGCGGCCAACCGGAAGGCTGGCCGGTCTGCCGACGCCTCCAAGGCTTCGCTCGCCGACTACGTGAGGGAACTGCGCAAGCAGCTCAAGGCCCAGCAAGATTTCCAGCACAACCTGGGTCTGCTGGCATCCGAGGGCCGTCTGGATCTCGCTGATCACTTCTCCAAGCTCGGACCTGACTCGGCGCCGATCCTCGGCGAGCTCGTCAAGCAACTCCAGAAGGGCAAGGGGAGAGTCGCTGACGAGCTTGAAAAGATCATCTTGGAGTCGGCCGCACGCTCCACTCCCGCATTCCGTGCCGGGCTGGAACAGCTCCCGGCGATCTCTGCGAGATACGGGAAGAAGGTTGCCAAGGCCTGGGCCGACGCCGCGGCGACCAACGACCCCGGCAAGCTGTCTCGCGTCATGCGGGACATGGCCGTCGCGGACATGTCCAAGGCGGCCAGGCGCCTTCCCAAGGCCGCCTCCGCCCAACTTGAGAAGGGCATGAAGCTCCTCTCCGATGTGTCCGCGCGCTTCGGCAAGGAGGCCTCTACCTCGCTCGCCCAGTCCTTCCTGAAGGGCGACATCGAAGAGATCCGCTCCCAGCTCGGCTACTTGTACGGCGCGGGCCTGCCGATCAGCGCCCCGGACCTGTCCGCGGTGGTGGGCGCGTTCAAGTCGGCTGGCTCAACTTCCCACGCCGAGTGGTCCGGCATGCTCACCCTGATCGTGGCCGTGGCGCAGAAGAAGGGCAGCGCCGCGGCTGCCGCGCTGACGAGTGCCCTGCTGTCGGGGGACATGGCGGCCGTGCAGACACAGCTCGACGGCATCGGCGCCTCCGTGGAACGGATCCCCGGCTCGAAGACGATCACGATCAGCGTCAACCGGCCCTCGTCCGTCATCATCCCGATCATCGGCAGGGCCACGCCTACCTCGTGGGACCGCGACGCCAACTTCGTGCCGGACTCCATCCAGGCCCGCAAGCACGCCAACGGGGGCGTGATCGACTACTACGCCGACGGCGGGGTCCGCCGCCGAGAGAATCACGTCGCGCAGATCGCCCGAGCTGGCACGTGGCGGGTGTGGGCGGAGGAATCCACTGGAGGGGAGGCATACATCCCTCTGGCTCACAGCAAGCGTCCTCGCTCCCGCGCCATCGCGGAGGAGACCGTGAGGCGTCTGGGCGGCAAGGGCGTTCAGTGGTACGCCGAGGGCGGCCTGTCCGGCTGGTCGTATTCGCCAAACGGCCGTGCCGAGCTGTCCGACGTGTCGTCGATCCACTCGGACTCCATGCGGAAGGTGAAGCGGGGCAAGGGGAAGAAGAGGAAGGAGGTCGAGATCTTCGACCTTCGGCTCTTCGAGAAGAACCTCGATCGTGCTGCACGTCAGGCAGGGCGCTGGCGCAGGGACCTGGCCACCGTCGCCCGACGCGCCGGCCAGGATGTTGCCGACGCCCTGGAGGCCATGGGCGAGGACGGCGTTCAGCTCACCAGGAAGATGGCCAAGGGATCGAGCAAGTACATCCGGGAGATGGCCAAGGACCTGGAGAAGCTCGGCGTCATCGCGAAGGCGAGCATCGGCGACTTCACCAGCCAACTCCGCTCGGCAGTCAAGGACCAGACAGCTTTCGAGAAGAACCTGTCGAAGCTCAGCGCCATGGGCTTCGGTGACCTGGCCGGGATGCTCGCCGACCAAGCCGACGAGGACGCAGCGGAGATCGCCGCCCAGGCCGTGAAGTCCAAGTCGAAGGCCCGGAAGGCCAACAAGGCAGCTAAGTCCGCAGGGAAGGTCATCCCCGACGACGACCTCCCCGACCTCGTCGCGATCATCCGCGCGATCAAGAACAGCAAGACCGGCATCCATTCCGTGGCCGAAGCCACCGAGCTGGACGAGGACCGCATCATCGAAGTCGCGACGCTCGGCCGCTCGCGCATCAAGAACGCCCTCGGCTCGAAGGCAAAACGCTTCCTCAGCGATCTCGGCAAGGCGAAGAAGGGTCTGGCCTACCTCAACGGAGGCATCCTCACCCCAGGCATCTACGCCACCAGCAACGGACTGGTCCGCTTCGCCGAACCCCAGACCCAGGGCGAGGCGTTCATCCCACTCGGCGGGGCCCAGCGGAACTCAGCGATCGCGGTACTGCGGGATGTGGCCACACGCTTCGGCTACGAGCTGACCCGCTCCGGAGTCACCGGCCCGATGCGACTCATCGACGCTCGCCCACGGGGCGTCACTCAGGTCGTCGTCGTACGAGAGCAGCCGTCCGCCCTCATCGGCTCGATGCCCGTCACCGTGCACGGCAACGCCGCCCCCGCGGCCGCCGACCGCGTCGGTGTGGAAGTGATGAGGCGCCTTCGCAGCGCCCAGCGGGGAGGACGGATCTGA